The following proteins are encoded in a genomic region of Pan troglodytes isolate AG18354 chromosome 2, NHGRI_mPanTro3-v2.0_pri, whole genome shotgun sequence:
- the LOC455050 gene encoding Golgi apparatus membrane protein TVP23 homolog B, producing MLQQDSNDDTEDVSLFDAEEETTNRPRKAKIRHPVASFFHLFFRVSAIIVYLLCELLSSSFITCMVTIILLLSCDFWAVKNVTGRLMVGLRWWNHIDEDGKSHWVFESRKESSQENKTVSEAESRIFWLGLIACPVLWVIFAFSALFSFRVKWLAVVIVGVVLQGANLYGYIRCKVGSRKNLTSMATSYFGKQFLRQNTGVDQTS from the coding sequence ATGTTGCAGCAGGATAGTAATGATGACACTGAAGATGTTTCACTGTTTGATGCGGAAGAGGAGACGACTAATAgaccaagaaaagccaaaatcaGACATCCAGTAGCATCGTTTTTCCACTTATTCTTTCGAGTCAGTGCAATCATCGTCTATCTTCTCTGTGAGTTGCTCAGCAGCAGCTTTATTACCTGTATGGTGACAATTATCTTGTTGTTGTCGTGTGACTTTTGGGCAGTGAAGAATGTCACAGGTAGACTAATGGTTGGCCTACGTTGGTGGAATCACATTGATGAAGATGGAAAGAGCCATTGGGTGTTTGAATCTAGAAAGGAGTCCTCTCAAGAGAATAAAACTGTGTCAGAGGCTGAATCAAGAATCTTTTGGTTGGGACTTATTGCCTGTCCAGTACTGTGGGTGATATTTGCTTTTAGTGCACTCTTCTCCTTCAGAGTAAAGTGGTTGGCGGTGGTTATTGTGGGTGTGGTGCTACAAGGTGCCAACCTGTATGGTTACATCAGGTGCAAGGTGGGCAGCAGAAAGAATTTAACCAGCATGGCTACTTCatattttggaaagcagtttttAAGACAAAACACTGGAGTTGATCAGACTTCCTGA